The genomic segment TTTAACGGTAAAATAAAAGGTATAAACGAGTTTCAAAATGGAAAAGCAAATGAAATTACAGGCTTTAAGGTAATCAACGATACTATTTTTCAAATTCATTTAATTAAGCCCTATCCGCCTTTTTTATACTTATTGACCATGCCATACGCATATATTGTTCCGCATGAAATTGTAGCACACTACGGAAAAGATTTTCGAAAAAATCCCATTGGAACAGGACCTTTTGTGTTCAAATTTTGGAAAGAAGGTGTAAGACTAGTCTTGCATAAAAATCCCTACTATCACGAAAAAGATAGTCAAGGAAGACCATTGCCATATCTAAAAGCCGTAGAAGTGAGTTTTATACGCAATAAAATGAGCGAATTTTTAGCTTTCAAGCAAGGAAAAATTGACTTTATATCAGGAATAGATGAAAGTTTTAGACACGAAATAATAGACAAAGAAGGTAATTTTTTAGCTGACTTTACTGCACGTTTCAAGATAGAAAAGTCCCCTTATCTAAATACAGAGTACATAGGCATACGATATGATACGCATACATACAATAAAAATTTGCGAGCAGCTTTGAGCATGAGTATAGACAGAAACAGTATTGTTAAATATCTAAAAAAAGGAATTGGCAAACCTGCCACAGGACTAATACCTGATGGTATGCCTTACTTCAAATATCAAGGGCATGAACATTACACATTTGATTTAAACAAAGCTAAATTAAAGTTCAGTACTTTAAAGCAAAAGCCGAAAGAAATTACTTTGTACACAAATAAAACCTATGCAGAGCTAGCAGAGTATATCCAGCGCCAATGGCAACAGTTAGGGCTTTCTGTAAAAATTATCCTCAACGACTTTGCTACTCACCAAGAAATGGTCTATTCAGGTAAGGCAGCTATTTTTAGAGCTTCTTGGATAGGCGATTATCCTGATCCAGAAAACTATATGGCTTTACTGTATTCAAAATATCATTCCCCTGCGGGACCAAATACAACTCACTTCACACATTCAGACTTTGACCGTGATTTTGAAGCGGCGCTCAATACTAAAAACCAGCAGCAAAGATCGCTTTTATACGCCCGAATGGAAGATATTCTTGCTCAAGAACTACCCATTATCCCTATTTATTTTGATGAAGTAGTAAGGATTTTACAGAAAAATGTTGAGGGCTTAGAAAATAATCCCATGAACTTGCTGCTACTAAAAAAGGTCAGAAAAAAATGAGAAAGAACCTACCTTATACTTAAATCCCATTGAGCAAGTTCTTGCTTAACATGATGTGCGGTAAAATCATACGTAATAGGACAAACTGACACATAATTATGCTCCAAAGCATGTAAATCCGTATCATCGCCGTGGTCTAAGACTTCAAAAGTTCCCATTAACCAATAGTATGGGCGTTGGTAGGGATCTATGCGTTCGTTAATTTCATCTGTCCAACGAGCTTCAGCTTGGCGAGTAATCCTAATTCCCTTTATTTCAGATAGAGGTCCTTTGGGAATATTGACATTGAGAAGCGTCCCTTTGGGCATACCTTTACGCAATGTTTCTCGTACTATAATTTTAGCTATTTCCATAGAAGCCGAAAAATCGGCATCATA from the Bacteroidia bacterium genome contains:
- a CDS encoding ABC transporter substrate-binding protein; translation: MPFKSIIFIFSFCILYQACQPSKNIEKEIFRYNQGEGLTTLDPAYAKNMAIIWATRQIFDGLLQLDEQLNLQPNLAVHWQIDSSLTIYTFYLKSNVYFHKHPLFGKDSTRLFTAYDVKYSFTRIADPKTASSGSWIFNGKIKGINEFQNGKANEITGFKVINDTIFQIHLIKPYPPFLYLLTMPYAYIVPHEIVAHYGKDFRKNPIGTGPFVFKFWKEGVRLVLHKNPYYHEKDSQGRPLPYLKAVEVSFIRNKMSEFLAFKQGKIDFISGIDESFRHEIIDKEGNFLADFTARFKIEKSPYLNTEYIGIRYDTHTYNKNLRAALSMSIDRNSIVKYLKKGIGKPATGLIPDGMPYFKYQGHEHYTFDLNKAKLKFSTLKQKPKEITLYTNKTYAELAEYIQRQWQQLGLSVKIILNDFATHQEMVYSGKAAIFRASWIGDYPDPENYMALLYSKYHSPAGPNTTHFTHSDFDRDFEAALNTKNQQQRSLLYARMEDILAQELPIIPIYFDEVVRILQKNVEGLENNPMNLLLLKKVRKK